From one Plasmodium malariae genome assembly, chromosome: 12 genomic stretch:
- the PmUG01_12038400 gene encoding conserved Plasmodium protein, unknown function produces MKDTKDDVLNFVSDIKKIETWKYIYEEKLKLFCLKKLIQKEMIMTKVDNVNMQKDECTDEKNKNINLKLDEKITTQTRGNTNKSKLSFFLNSPLFYDNYFNLKKNEKKDKATGKGEKGSLLSSKRYALPDKWGNSAQSADKLDSEHNEYNQHNQHITDDSKIKEPYKQENVRNSEMANQRANQMANHNDDSKNDENEECISNSVRGDKNNSKNKHKNWIDEGGHRKDIDNRDSAKNNSHNVRNINRNIAKINLFSIRNIPNENCALNGNKDGKYEYVEGSEADNLDYHKNNVFTFDKNEKESDKYGASKREKNCKNKSKVKFNFNSVTTYYYNYESNKRENEIVHDYTCLSNRCAKEKMNPKKKKKKKKKNNNNNNNNNNNNNNNNNNNNNNNNNNNNNNNNNANIIINVNKNNNADININVNNNNNADVNINNNEKGGHNSPKKKAHLNNSLNGNHVHSCNYQEEYAGNVKMNECYSSFCRLSSDIQYNNAPQSDYLEFIKAMFINMPLEQKKIYFVEISKKVNAMIKEEVIKGIPDHIRGFVWQILVQSYAYREGDNNGSSSRSNVGNNARRNDRSNDRSNRSDKGSGSYNRKDDNNRNERSSTDLGRGYKYYLSINNNYESAIKKDINRTYPKHILFKNNYEKGQQILFNVLKAYSNYNKDLGYCQGMAFIVATFILYMSEEDAFYMLIALLDKYKLNDLFSSEMPLLNEYLHIFDKLLYYTFPKIHNHLQKENVHSSMYASQWFVTLFSYNINILYAVRIWDIFFINNYTFLFKVSLAFFKLQGHIILTESFEDILNRLKVLSKHVELDMLIKTALELKIKKGLIRKISLEYKSAKVRE; encoded by the exons ATGAAAGATACTAAGGACGATGTTCTAAATTTCGTATCAGACATTAAGAAAATTGAAACATGGAAATACATTTATGAAGAAAAACTGAAACTTTTttgtttgaaaaaattaattcaaaaagaaatgataatGACAAAAGTTGATAATGTTAATATGCAGAAAGATGAATGTacagatgaaaaaaataaaaatataaatttaaagcTAGATGAAAAAATAACGACGCAGACTCGTggtaatacaaataaaagcaaattatctttttttctaaactcgccattattttatgataattattttaacttaaaaaaaaatgaaaagaaagaTAAAGCAACAGGAAAGGGTGAAAAGGGGAGCTTGTTAAGCTCAAAGCGCTATGCGTTACCCGACAAGTGGGGGAACAGTGCTCAGAGTGCAGACAAATTGGACAGCGAGCACAACGAGTACAACCAACACAACCAGCATATAACTGATGacagtaaaataaaagagcCATATAAGCAGGAAAATGTGAGGAACTCTGAAATGGCTAATCAAAGGGCTAATCAAATGGCGAATCATAATGATGACtcaaaaaatgatgaaaatgaagaGTGCATAAGTAATTCTGTCAGAGgggataaaaataattcgaaaaataaacataaaaattggATTGATGAAGGAGGTCATAGGAAAGACATAGACAATAGGGATAGTGctaaaaataattctcaTAATGTTAGGAATATTAATAGGAACATAGCAaagattaatttattttctattcGAAATATCCCTAATGAAAATTGTGCACTTAATGGTAATAAGGAtggaaaatatgaatatgtgGAAGGAAGTGAAGCAGATAATTTGGATTaccataaaaataatgttttcaCTTtcgataaaaatgaaaaagagaGTGATAAATATGGTGCTtcaaaaagagaaaaaaattgtaaaaataagagTAAAgtgaaatttaattttaatagtGTTACTacgtattattataattatgaaagTAATAAGCGCGAAAATGAAATAGTGCATGATTACACCTGTCTTAGTAATAGGTGCGCAAAG GAGAAGATGAAtccgaaaaaaaaaaaaaaaaaaaaaaaaaaaaataataataataataataataataataataataataataataataataataataataataataataataataataataataataataataataataacgcaaatataattataaatgtaaataaaaataataatgcagatataaatataaatgtaaataacaataataatgcagatgtgaatataaataataatgaaaaaggggGACACAATTCGCCTAAGAAGAAAGCACATCTTAACAATTCTCTCAACGGAAACCATGTACATTCATGTAATTACCAAGAAGAATATGCAGGAAATGTAAAGATGAACGAATGTTATAGCAGTTTCTGTAGATTATCAAGTGATATTCAGTATAATAATGCACCCCAGTCAGACTATTTAGAATTTATAAAAGCTATGTTTATTAACATGCCcttagaacaaaaaaaaatatatttcgtGGAAATCAGTAAAAAAGTTAATGCCATGATAAAGGAAGAAGTAATTAAGGGTATACCGGATCATATAAGGGGTTTTGTGTGGCAAATACTGGTTCAATCATACGCCTACAGAGAGGGCGATAACAACGGTAGTAGTAGCAGAAGCAATGTTGGAAATAATGCTAGACGAAATGATAGAAGTAATGATAGAAGTAATAGAAGCGATAAGGGAAGTGGCAGTTATAACAGGAAGGACGATAATAACAGGAATGAAAGGAGCAGCACTGATCTGGGAAGGGGCTACAAATACTACCTAAGCATAAACAATAATTACGAAAGTGCTATCAAAAAGGATATTAACAGAACGTACCCGaagcatattttatttaagaataattatgaaaaaggtCAGCAAATATTGTTCAACGTTTTAAAAGCTTATAGTAATTACAATAAAGATTTAGGATATTGTCAAGGAATGGCTTTTATTGTAGCAacgtttatattatatatgagtGAAGAAGAtgcattttatatgttaatcGCTTTATTAGACAAATACAAACTGAATGATCTGTTCTCCTCTGAAATGCctttattaaatgaatacttacatatttttgataaattattatactataCGTTTCCTAAAATACATAATCAtttacaaaaagaaaatgtacATTCCAGTATGTATGCATCTCAATGGTTTGTTACTCTCTTTTCATACAATATCAACATCCTGTATGCGGTAAGAATATGggacattttttttataaacaattatacttttctttttaaagtTTCACttgcattttttaaattacaaggtcatattattttaaccGAATCATTTGAAGATATACTAAACAGATTAAAGGTTTTGTCTAAACATGTCGAACTGGATATGCTAATCAAAACGGctttagaattaaaaataaagaagggGCTCATTCGAAAAATTTCGTTGGAGTATAAGAGTGCAAAGGTTAGGGAGTAG
- the PmUG01_12038700 gene encoding conserved Plasmodium protein, unknown function, giving the protein MSNGICNFSILEKQIEDNRDKKSNYYNTKNNLSDLNNRLFLNLNVPIPTLNYIIDESNKMIASGSNYPNCNYETFKYSRNLFDIIMKISLNKRNNLLPSCRSEGGVVSIDKSSHTEDKDNMPYTYTNEEERTKENALSHVNKYELKNSVSEIDEEGKKEEKMEIKIGGETGEKTGDKIGEKTGEKIGEKIGEKIGAKNEVKEEKKIKYYPGFCKQLGAKGRRRMLELIRRVYRENTSQCKNILSHKIKPPACISNLPFYNINMLWQLSYEFGVFEEALKIHKIYGKSVNALNQFFNKNAKENLSLYQESLSTMSYEMNKNNTNMDMKKTEKIDNLPVDQSRYTNCSHEFKGNMKMDPYWCNFNPDNSGIPHAKRFEEGANDSKGGISDNKSHSKRNIRTTCIKGSNGSNSKSSRVNNSSSSPSNNNSNSSNREGEKGGKKRKLQGCITPNDKEIILKRRVLKEEKKEKNQPQALVMYLEQRNIRTHSMHRTKNTQIDSVLPPNKNEEKKIQPCDGENSVELENIDINLNNSKNINYLNSLSLDKELKQCEGNTNLQRNCEASNCHRKCTNIYDIIRTAENVDNFFFKNTYESCIPNLENNKMKDKMCSNQCRKHIKITRNHEMKNKEKLDNSEAANTANDGGSTNRLSSRNSAKNYDVHKIYDLKCVDELLSNFTHGNAILLNINKKNIYSVTYGGNLKNDHCLLLIPLKKKSKKNKSSKKDVLNMQNKSNTKNNPSTKINEQGNSNMMNNITCMNEVNSVNIWMNEEKKENIHFEKCNYKCNYYCTHISGTDNCQKNIENKNIKKKKQNYYNIETGKGKKYVLHFNSHEKVPPNLCVDDSNVCPTYKGGNSYIQVGSVTKKEKHYEGESLNERSFNRRDFDERNMNENSRTFNSSPGTYISNDKKKKKSMNKSGHNCIPAEDNSTTHYRKILKEEVSKKKHLTDGQTNNSISCSITCSLTDNFSARDKLSVFTSKAKKDEMVQNGGVIQNGGVVQNGGVVQNGGVIQNGGSTKCTKWWVVQNGGVVQNGGVIQNGGVVQNGGVVQNGGVVQNGGVVQNGGVVQNGGVVQNSVVQNGGIVQMNENVYTGNSNYCQVNSSVQHIITQCVTDKKSNTIKLLNEIMSNEKNFFNCMKKKNPLLKKKIASNTKTLKQFKNDNKKIEKDDLINFLRQRDIYNSLNGECSNTSYGKNKNNKNMNLTNFRNFEHLNLQSTYPVLW; this is encoded by the exons ATGTCAAATGGTATCTGCAATTTCAGTATTCTCGAAAAGCAGATAGAAGATAACAGGGATAAAAAGAGC aattattataacacgaaaaataatttatcgGACTTAAATAATAGACTGTTTTTGAATTTAAATGTGCCTATTCCTACTTTAAACTATATAATTGATGAGAGTAATAAAATGATAGCAAGTGGTTCGAACTATCCAAACTGCAACTATGAAACGTTCAAGTACTCGAGAAATCTCTTTGATATCATCATGAAAATTTCACTCAATAAGAGGAATAACCTATTACCG AGCTGCAGGTCTGAAGGGGGCGTTGTATCGATCGACAAGAGTAGCCACACTGAAGATAAGGACAACATgccttatacatatacaaatgaaGAAGAACGTACTAAGGAAAATGCTTTGTCACACGTAAACAAGTATGAGCTTAAAAATAGCGTTTCCGAAATAGACGAAGAGGggaaaaaagaggaaaaaatggAGATAAAAATAGGGGGGGAAACGGGCGAAAAAACAGGCGACAAAATAGGCGAAAAAACAGGCGAAAAAATAGGCGAAAAAATAGGCGAAAAAATAGGCGCGAAAAACGAGgtaaaggaagaaaaaaaaataaagtactACCCAGGGTTTTGCAAACAACTAGGAGCTAAAGGAAGAAGGCGTATGCTAGAGTTAATTCGTAGAGTATATAGAGAAAATACATCTCAGTGTAAAAACATTCTTtctcataaaataaaacctCCTGCATGTATTTCAAATTTaccattttataatataaacatgttATGGCAGCTATCTTACGAATTTGGGGTTTTTGAAGAAGCgctaaaaatacataaaatatatggaaaaagtGTAAATGCATTaaatcaattttttaataaaaatgctaAGGAAAACTTGTCTTTGTATCAAGAGAGTCTATCAACTATGTCGTATGagatgaataaaaataacactAACATGGATATGAAAAAGACGGAAAAGATAGATAACTTGCCAGTAGATCAAAGTAGATATACTAACTGTTCTCATGAGTTTAAGGGGAACATGAAAATGGATCCCTATTGGTGCAATTTCAATCCTGATAATAGTGGAATTCCTCATGCTAAGAGGTTTGAGGAGGGGGCCAACGACAGCAAGGGGGGGATTAGCGACAACAAATCGCACAGTAAGAGGAATATTAGAACTACCTGCATCAAGGGAAGCAACGGAAGTAATAGTAAAAGCAGTAGAGTAAACAATAGTAGCAGCAGTCCAAGTAACAACAACAGCAACAGCAGTAACCGGGAGGGGgaaaaaggaggaaaaaaaaggaaattacaAGGATGCATAACGCCTAACGATAAAGAGATAATACTCAAACGTAGAGTATTAAAAgaggaaaagaaagaaaaaaatcaGCCGCAGGCGTTGGTTATGTATCTAGAGCAAAGAAATATAAGAACACATAGCATGCATAGAACCAAGAACACGCAGATAGATTCTGTGTTACCCCCTAAtaaaaatgaggaaaaaaaaatacaaccTTGTGATGGGGAAAACTCCGTAGAGTTAGAAAATATAGACATTAACTTGAACAATtcaaaaaacataaattactTGAACAGTCTAAGCTTGGATAAGGAGCTAAAACAGTGTGAAGGGAATACAAATCTGCAGAGAAACTGTGAAGCAAGCAACTGTCATAGGAAGTGTACAAACATCTATGATATAATTAGGACTGCAGAAAATGTAgacaattttttctttaagaACACATACGAATCATGTATACcgaatttagaaaataataaaatgaaggaTAAGATGTGTTCTAATCAGTGTAGGAAGCATATCAAAATAACTAGAAATCATGAGatgaaaaataaggaaaagtTAGATAACTCGGAAGCAGCAAACACTGCAAACGATGGAGGAAGCACGAACAGGTTGAGCAGCCGTAATAGCGCTAAAAATTATGATGTGCATAAAATATACGATTTAAAATGTGTAGACGAACTCTTATCCAATTTCACTCATGGCAATGCAATATTGTtgaatataaacaaaaaaaatatatactctGTAACCTATGGAGGGAACTTAAAGAATGACCACTGTTTGTTACTTATAccattgaaaaaaaagtcaaaaaaaaataaatcaagtAAAAAAGATGTATTAAACATGCAAAACAAAAGTAATACTAAGAACAATCCTTCAACCAAAATTAATGAACAAGGCAATTCTAACATGATGAACAATATTACTTGCATGAATGAAGTAAATTCTGTAAACATTTGGATGaacgaagaaaaaaaagaaaacatccattttgaaaaatgcaATTATAAGTGCAATTATTATTGTACTCATATTAGTGGCACAGACAAttgtcaaaaaaatatagaaaataaaaatattaagaaaaaaaagcaaaattacTACAATATAGAAACaggaaagggaaaaaaatatgttcttCATTTCAATTCCCATGAAAAGGTACCCCCTAATTTGTGTGTAGATGACTCTAACGTATGTCCTACCTACAAAGGGGGTAACAGTTATATACAAGTTGGCTCAGTTACGAAAAAGGAGAAACACTACGAAGGAGAAAGCTTGAACGAAAGGAGCTTCAACAGAAGGGATTTCGACGAAAGGAACATGAATGAGAACTCCCGAACGTTCAACTCTTCACCGGGTACATACATTTCgaatgacaaaaaaaaaaaaaaaagtatgaaCAAGTCAGGTCACAATTGTATACCTGCAGAGGATAATTCTACTACACATTacagaaaaattttaaaagaagaagtctcaaaaaaaaaacatctCACAGATGGCCAAACCAACAATAGCATAAGCTGCAGCATCACATGCTCTCTTACTGATAATTTTTCAGCACGTGATAAATTAAGTGTGTTCACAAGTAAAGCAAAAAAGGATGAGATGGTACAAAATGGTGGGGTAATACAAAATGGCGGGGTAGTACAAAATGGTGGGGTAGTACAAAATGGTGGGGTAATACAAAATGGCGGTAGTACAAAATG TACAAAATGGTGGGTAGTACAAAATGGTGGGGTAGTACAAAATGGTGGGGTAATACAAAATGGCGGGGTAGTACAAAATGGTGGAGTAGTACAAAATGGTGGAGTAGTACAAAATGGTGGAGTAGTACAAAATGGTGGAGTAGTACAAAATGGTGGAGTAGTACAAAATAGTGTAGTTCAAAACGGTGGAATAGTACAAATGAATGAGAACGTTTACACAGGGAATAGTAACTACTGTCAAGTTAACTCATCCGTGCAACATATTATAACACAGTGTGTTACAgacaaaaaaagtaataccATTAAACTTctaaatgaaataatgtcaaatgaaaaaaatttttttaactgtatgaaaaaaaaaaatcctttattaaaaaaaaaaattgctagTAATACCAAAACACTTAAACAATTCAAAAAcgacaataaaaaaatcgaAAAAGACGATCTCATAAATTTTCTACGACAAagagatatatataactcaCTAAATGGAGAATGCTCTAATACATCTtatggtaaaaataaaaataacaaaaatatgaatcTCACGAATTTTAGAAACTTCGAGCATTTGAACTTGCAGAGTACTTATCCCGTTCTGTGGTAG
- the PmUG01_12038300 gene encoding conserved Plasmodium protein, unknown function, with the protein MNEIKKTVLTEKKNEEITTILNKNILFKEYSNTNDLKDDTFVNITTDYSLESEKEKSNISLFSIFKKKLKEEKYCSRFLILFKIPCNANQKKKVIETLKADLKEKYGPITGVCIMVNIYGIMLLECVGTSNIFSFIKHLGGIKEIYKVQILYFSELHNQIINDDFYFYEYSKEDPKGVSSGECNYVDEVWDLYINVLSLCCFIKNNKDKQNIFDLNENIKKNFSSLPNLYNDDAKQYLWNMDEFVSFFIEDFKLPFDDFSDDFLDF; encoded by the exons atgaacgaaaTCAAAAAGACGGTGTTAACAGAAAAGAAGAATGAAGAAATAACgacaattttaaataaaaatatattatttaaagagTACAGTAACACAAATGATTTGAAGGATGATACGTTTGTGAATATCACAACAGATTACAGCTTAGAGagtgaaaaggaaaaaagcaatatttctttatttagcatttttaaaaaaaaattaaaagaggAAAAGTATTGTAGTagatttttaattctttttaaaataccaTGTAATgcaaatcaaaaaaaaaaagtcattGAAACGTTGAAGGCTGATCTTAAGGAAAAGTATGGACCTATTACAGGTGTTTGTATTATGGTAAACATTTATGGTATTATGCTATTAGAGTGTGTTGGGactagtaatatattttccttcaTAAAACACTTGGGTggtataaaagaaatttataaagtccaaatattatatttcagcGAATTACATAATCAAATTATAAATGatgatttttatttctatgaATATAGCAAAGAAGACCCTAAAGGAGTATCATCGGGCGAGTGTAACTATGTGGACGAG GTGTGGGACTTGTACATAAACGTCCTAAGTTTATGctgttttattaaaaacaacAAGGATAAACAGAATATTTTTGATTTGaatgaaaacataaaaaaaaatttctcatCACTGCCAAATTTGTATAATGATGACGCAAAACAGTACCTATGGAATATGGATG AGTTCGTCTCCTTTTTCATCGAGGACTTTAAGCTACCATTTGACGATTTTTCCGATGACTTCTTGGACTTTTAA
- the PmUG01_12038200 gene encoding RNA-binding protein, putative codes for MKVEENRRRETKNESEVSKGRSGLKGEEDIERRVKENGRGSSLLTKRSISRSTRVQHNSLENDLKGNKHMHGKKRRKDKSTSDINSSVITSDKSSEHNSSDEYRRRRRRREERDGRQRDDRQRDGRQRDGRQRDDRQRDDRQRDDRERDSRERDSRERNDYEREGRDRKNGYERNSHDRNSRERNSHERDNRKPRERHERREKEDRRKKRSSKLNRNLSSSHERSRSRERRRRKLQAECIKKAGGFKKLADMEGHETTNVFWDGFQWVAKTNQSNVFHLDPAVMNSTRKLRRLYFGNLPLHLGLSENDFQEIVWNEMKKRKYCNDENVNPVLYVWFAKDKGNYGFVEFSTVEETERALTMDGMLCKGVTLKVSRPNDYSTNTVKHNQNTLLQAVAKNNNNLLATISSNSVSGMNNISGVNNISGVNNISGVNNISGVNNISGVNSINPAGNLYNKPPPPPGAPPPSVLKDSTDPTSLEYNNIQTKYLRVLEIVSANSINHEDYSSILEDIKDGFHTQGIIINSILITQKYAQTTPFNVGDVVIEFENAASVDKSIINMSNRKYEGKVIRMSKLDENMYNTFVKPIIRDLYERRM; via the exons ATGAAAGTTGAGGAAAATAGAAGGAGGGAAACTAAAAATGAGTCCGAAGTAAGCAAAGGAAGGAGTGGCCTCAAGGGCGAAGAAGATATAGAAAG GAGGGTAAAGGAAAATGGAAGAGGTAGCTCTTTATTAACAAAGAGGAGTATATCACGTTCTACTAGGGTACAACATAACTCATTAGAAAATGATTTAAAGGGAAATAAACACATgcatggaaaaaaaagaagaaaggaTAAAAGTACATCTGATATTAATTCTTCTGTAATAACATCCGATAAGTCTAGTGAGCATAACAGCTCAGACGAATACAGACGAAGGAGAAGAAGAAGAGAAGAAAGGGATGGTCGTCAAAGGGATGATCGTCAAAGAGATGGTCGTCAAAGGGATGGTCGTCAAAGGGATGATCGTCAAAGGGATGATCGTCAAAGGGATGACCGAGAAAGGGATAGCCGAGAAAGGGATAGCCGAGAGAGGAATGATTACGAAAGGGAAGGACGTGATAGAAAAAATGGATACGAAAGGAATAGCCACGATAGAAATAGTCGAGAAAGAAATAGCCATGAAAGAGATAACCGTAAACCACGCGAACGACATGAACGACGTGAGAAGGAAGACAGGAGAAAGAAAAGGTCCAGTAAACTTAATCGAAATTTATCATCATCCCATGAACGATCTAGATCAAGGGagagaagaagaagaaaattacAAGCAGAATGCATTAAAAAAGCAGGAGGATTTAAAAAGCTAGCCGATATGGAAGGTCATGAAACAACAAATGTATTTTGGGATGGTTTTCAGTGGGTTGCAAAAACAAATCAGTCaaatgtttttcatttagATCCTGCAGTTATGAATTCTACAAGAAAATTAAGGAGGCTTTATTTTGGTAATCTACCACTTCATTTAGGATTAAGTGAAAATGATTTCCAAGAGATAGTATggaatgaaatgaaaaaaagaaaatattgtaaTGATGAGAATGTTAATCCTGTTTTATATGTTTGGTTTGCGAAAGATAAAGGAAATTATGGTTTTGTTGAATTTTCCACTGTAGAAGAAACAGAAAGAGCATTAACAATGGATGGTATGCTATGTAAAGGGGTTACTCTTAAGGTCTCAAGACCAAATGACTATTCTACAAATACAGTAAAGCATAATCAAAATACCCTTCTTCAAGCAGTGGccaagaataataataatttattagcTACTATCAGCTCCAACAGTGTAAGCGGCATGAACAACATAAGCGGTGTGAACAACATAAGCGGTGTGAACAACATAAGCGGTGTGAATAACATAAGCGGTGTGAACAACATAAGCGGCGTGAATAGTATAAACCCTGCTGgcaatttatataataagcCACCTCCCCCCCCTGGTGCCCCTCCACCTTCTGTGCTCAAAGACTCAACAGATCCTACCTCACTTGAGTACAACAATATACAAACAAAGTATTTAAGAGTATTAGAAATCGTTTCTGCAAATTCAATTAATCATGAAGATTACTCTTCCATCTTAGAGGATATAAAAGATGGTTTTCATACGCAAggtataattattaattccATTTTGATTACGCAGAAATATGCACAAACTACTCCATTCAATGTAGGTGATGTTGTAATTGAATTTGAAAATGCTGCTTCAGTTGATAAGAGTATTATAAACATGTCTAATAGGAAATATGAAGGAAAAGTTATAAGGATGAGCAAACTAGatgaaaatatgtataataccTTTGTTAAACCCATAATTCGGGATCTGTACGAGCGGCGGATGTGA
- the PmUG01_12038500 gene encoding WD repeat-containing protein, putative, which translates to MNKEEEGAIISETRMNQFGICAAFENEGYISSIDMLNNIVAVTNTKNIIKIYDISDRKEILSCIIEDIVINDVKLLKTNLNGNNNSCAHLELNECLFTAYENRKKCKIYHFNILNKKIIHIFEFFSEIVDNSFSLHPNTHIFIVTLRSKELLVYHIKEKTMLYKTDVQNEYCIASYNKTGIIYAYTVNEKIIYLCSCFGDDYNDEYFANFDISKITNNGNFCTHIDFSFDEKKMLIATKFNYIYTLDAYTGDVLCSYNFMYDNSPLLITYISYPIYSFDSNYVLSGGKDGHLHIWDVKGNFVCKKKIGNNVLFVKWVYNRVAFITTSNYVLIWQIPKKD; encoded by the exons atgaataagGAGGAGGAAGGCGCTATTATAAGCGAGACCCGCATGAACCa atttGGCATATGCGCGGCTTTCGAAAATGAAGGGTACATATCGAGCATAGACATGTTAAATAACATAGTAGCCGTAACCAATaccaaaaatattataaagatatatGATATAAGTGACAGAAAAGAAATACTAAGTTGTATCATTGAAGATATAGTTATAAATGATGTGAAATTACTGAAGACCAATTTAAATGGTAACAATAACTCGTGTGCACATTTAGAATTGAACGAGTGTTTATTTACGGCATATGAAAAtcgaaaaaaatgtaaaatatatcattttaacattctgaataaaaaaataatacatatatttgaattttttagtGAAATTGTTGACAATAGTTTTTCATTGCATCCAAATactcatatatttattgttacgTTAAGAAGTAAAGAATTGTTAGTTTATCATATAAAGGAGAAAACAATGTTATATAAAACGGATGTTCAAAATGAATATTGTATAGCTAGCTATAACAAAACAGGAATTATATATGCCTATAcagttaatgaaaaaattatatacttatgtagCTGTTTTGGAGATGACTATAATGATGAATATTTTGCAAATTTTGACATTTCAAAAATAACGAATAATGGCAATTTTTGTACACATATTGACTTTTCttttgatgaaaaaaaaatgcttattGCTACTAAgtttaattacatatacacactGGACGCATACACAGGGGATGTACTGTGTTCATACAATTTCATGTACGATAATAGCCCGTTActtattacttatatatcTTATCCAATTTATTCGTTCGATTCaaattatgttttatcaG GTGGGAAAGATGGTCACCTGCATATCTGGGACGTAAAGGGGAATTTCGTGtgcaagaaaaaaattggtAACAACGTTTTGTTTGTTAAGTGGGTGTATAACAGAGTTGCATTTATAACAA cgaGTAACTATGTTTTAATCTGGCAGATACCTAAAAAggattaa
- the PmUG01_12038600 gene encoding conserved Plasmodium protein, unknown function, with product MKLNYFKKSNAFIPSFINHKVLGNLYKFNTNTQKNIIKKKNAQEPKEVQPERDYIDIGNVEYKYCPYLKPLDIKGIKRADRKFDYNSSYAFMVAQNDYKENLKEKNLLTKYLYNGMKVPLPPKRYKISEYVDIRLDMFSPVIIWCVICFPFFFTGYMWSIP from the exons ATGAAGCTAAACTATTTTAAGAAAAGTAATGCATTCATTCCAAGCTTTATTAATCATAAG GTGTTAggaaatttatataagtttAATACCAACactcaaaaaaatataattaagaagaaaaatgcCCAAGAACCGAAAGAGGTACAGCCTGAAAGGGATTACATTGATATAGGAAATGtggaatataaatattgtcCCTACTTGAAGCCTTTAGACATAAAAGGCATTAAAAGGGCTGATAGAAAATTTGACTATAATAGTAGCTACGCTTTTATGGTTGCACAGAAtgattataaagaaaatttaaaggagaaaaatttgctcacaaaatatttatacaatgGAATGAAAGTACCATTGCCTCccaaaagatataaaatatcggaatat GTGGACATTAGGCTAGACATGTTTTCTCCTGTTATTATTTGGTGTGTTATATGTTTTCCATTCTTTTTTACAGGATATat GTGGTCAATACCGTAA